Proteins from a single region of Drosophila biarmipes strain raj3 chromosome 3R, RU_DBia_V1.1, whole genome shotgun sequence:
- the LOC108026317 gene encoding aminopeptidase N isoform X1 — protein sequence MLKFYFKSIMVVKEIPLHENLSMENRSTNAATPTTTTTFSRVGRRYSVSLTTAILLASFFICTLLAVGFIVYNFATCAEPEPSADEDIVCTSVHLRKMKGGQDGTPKYDRDVRLPRSIRPLKYNITLEPQLSGNFSFAGSVQIRIRVLEDCYNITMHAEELNISRSDAAVHRLLPNGELDGDSLRIHKQYLVGAKQFFVIELYDKLLKDVEYVVHLRFDGIIQDFLQGFYRSSYEVQNETRWVASTQFQATDARRAFPCFDEPALKANFTLHIARPRNMTTVSNMPIVSTNDHATIPSYVWDHFAESLPMSSYLVAYAISDFTHISSGNFSVWARADAIKSAEYALSVGPRILTFLQDFFNVTFPLPKIDMIALPEFQAGAMENWGLITFRETAMLYDPGVATANNKQRVASVVGHELAHQWFGNLVTPSWWSDIWLNEGFASYMEYLTADAVAPEWKQLDQFVVNELQTVFQLDALSTSHKISHEVFNPQEITEIFDRISYAKGSTIIRMMAHFLTNPVFRRGLSKYLQEMAYNSATQDDLWRFLTNEAKSSGLLDHSRSVKEIMDTWTLQTGYPVVKVSKHPNSYAIRLEQVRFVYTNTTREDESLLWWIPITFTTDSELNFANTRPTTWMPRTKLYELENRDLSTAKWFIFNVQQTGYYRVNYDLENWRAITEHLMDVEHFEDIAPANRAQLIDDVMNLARGSYISYETAMNLTRYLGHELGHVPWKAASSNFIFIDSMFVNSGDYDLLKNYLLKQLKKVYDQVGFEDSQGEAEDILVKLKRADILGMACHLGHQECISEASRHFQNWVQTPNPDSNNPIVPNLRGVVYCSAIQYGTEYEWDFAFERFLKTNVPGEKDLLLSALGCSKEPWLLYRFLRRGIAGQHIRKQDLFRVFAAVSSTVVGQQIAFDFLRNNWQEIKIYMGSQISNIHTLFKFATKRFNTKYQLGEFENFVKDAQWDYDRPIQQIVEQIETSVDWMNKNYKSIVKWLQNEARA from the exons atgctaaaattttattttaaat CCATCATGGTCGTCAAGGAGATTCCGCTGCACGAGAATCTGAGCATGGAGAACCGCTCCACAAATGCCGCCACACCCACCACAACCACCACGTTCTCGCGAGTGGGGCGTCGATATAGTGTGTCTCTGACCACTGCCATCCTGCTGGCCTCCTTTTTCATCTGCACCCTGCTGGCGGTGGGTTTTATTGTCTATAACTTTGCCACTTGCGCTGAACCAGAGCCATCCGCCGACGAGGATATCGTCTGCACCAGTGTTCATCTAAGGAAGATGAAAGGAGGACAAGATGGAACACCGAAGTACGATCGGGATGTCCGCCTGCCGCGCTCCATTCGCCCTCTGAAATACAATATCACACTGGAACCGCAGCTTAGCGGCAACTTCTCCTTTGCCGGCAGTGTTCAGATCAGGATAAGGGTGCTGGAGGATTGCTACAACATCACCATGCATGCCGAGGAGCTGAACATCTCGCGAAGTGACGCCGCTGTGCACCGGCTGCTGCCCAATGGGGAACTGGATGGGGACAGTCTGCGGATCCACAAACAGTATTTGGTGGGAGCCAAACAGTTCTTCGTTATTGAGCTATACGACAAACTTCTAAAGGATGTGGAGTACGTGGTGCACCTCCGATTTGATGGGATAATACAGGACTTCCTGCAGGGATTTTACCGCAGTTCATACGAGGTGCAAAATGAAACAAG GTGGGTGGCTTCTACCCAGTTCCAAGCCACAGATGCTCGTCGCGCCTTTCCCTGCTTCGATGAGCCCGCCCTGAAGGCCAATTTCACCCTGCACATCGCTCGTCCTCGGAATATGACCACAGTTTCTAATATGCCCATTGTGTCCACCAACGATCA TGCCACCATCCCCAGCTATGTGTGGGATCACTTTGCTGAATCGCTGCCCATGTCATCTTATCTGGTGGCCTACGCCATATCCGACTTTACGCACATTTCCTCTGGTAATTTCTCCGTTTGGGCTCGAGCAGATGCCATCAAATCGGCAGAGTATGCGCTGTCTGTGGGACCCAGAATTCTGACATTCCTGCAGGACTTCTTTAATGTCACCTTCCCCCTGCCCAAGATCGATATGATTGCACTGCCGGAGTTCCAAGCTGGTGCCATGGAGAACTGGGGTCTTATTACCTTCAGGGAGACTGCGATGCTCTATGATCCAGGAGTGGCCACGGCCAACAACAAACAGCGTGTGGCCTCAGTTGTGGGTCATGAGCTGGCCCATCAGTGGTTTGGCAACTTGGTCACTCCCAGCTGGTGGTCGGATATCTGGCTGAACGAGGGATTCGCCAGCTATATGGAGTACCTGACGGCGGATGCAGTTGCGCCCGAGTGGAAACAGCTGGACCAGTTTGTGGTCAATGAGCTGCAAACAGTGTTCCAGCTAGATGCCCTTTCCACATCCCACAAGATCTCCCACGAAGTGTTCAATCCACAGGAGATCACCGAGATATTTGATCGCATTTCCTACGCCAAGGGATCGACTATTATTCGCATGATGGCCCACTTTCTCACGAATCCAGTTTTTCGACGTGGTCTTAGTAAATATCTGCAGGAAAT GGCATATAACTCGGCAACGCAGGACGATCTGTGGCGTTTCCTTACGAACGAGGCTAAGTCCTCTGGGCTGCTGGACCACAGCAGAAGTGTCAAGGAGATCATGGACACGTGGACACTGCAAACGGGATATCCGGTCGTCAAGGTATCGAAGCATCCCAACTCGTATGCGATCCGTCTGGAGCAGGTTCGCTTCGTGTACACCAACACCACCAGGGAGGACGAGAGCCTGCTCTGGTGGATACCCATTACTTTTACCACCGACTCGGAGTTGAACTTTGCCAACACCCGACCCACTACTTGGATGCCCCGCACCAAACTGTACGAGCTGGAGAACAGGGATCTCTCCACCGCCAAGTGGTTCATCTTCAATGTGCAGCAAACGGGTTACTATCGGGTGAACTACGATTTGGAAAACTGGAGGGCAATCACAGAACACCTGATGGATGTGGAGCACTTTGAGGATATCGCCCCAGCCAATCGTGCCCAGCTGATTGATGATGTGATGAATTTGGCTAGGGGTTCTTATATTTCGTATGAAACTGCAATGAATCTGACCCGCTACCTCGGTCATGAACTGGGCCATGTGCCATGGAAGGCTGCCAGCAGCAACTTCATTTTTATCGACTCCATGTTTGTGAACTCCGGCGATTATGATCTGCTTAAG AACTATTTGCTGAAGCAGCTGAAGAAGGTCTACGATCAGGTGGGATTCGAGGACTCGCAGGGTGAGGCTGAGGATATCCTGGTGAAGCTAAAGCGCGCCGATATTCTGGGCATGGCCTGCCATTTGGGCCACCAGGAGTGCATCTCTGAGGCAAGCAGACACTTCCAAAACTGGGTGCAGACACCGAACCCTGATTCAAACAATCC CATTGTGCCAAATCTCAGGGGAGTCGTGTACTGCTCGGCAATACAATATGGCACCGAGTACGAATGGGACTTTGCCTTCGAGCGCTTCTTGAAGACCAATGTGCCTGGGGAGAAGGATCTGCTATTAAGTGCCCTCGGCTGCTCCAAGGAGCCCTGGTTGCTCTACCGCTTCCTGCGTCGTGGCATCGCCGGTCAGCATATACGGAAGCAGGATCTGTTCCGGGTATTTGCTGCCGTCTCCAGTACGGTGGTCGGACAGCAGATAGCTTTTGATTTTCTGCGCAACAACTGGCAGGAGATCAAGATCTA CATGGGCTCTCAGATTTCCAACATCCACACGCTGTTTAAGTTCGCCACGAAGCGTTTCAACACCAAGTACCAGCTGGGTGAATTCGAGAACTTTGTGAAGGACGCCCAATGGGACTACGACAGACCCATCCAGCAGATCGTGGAGCAGATCGAGACCAGCGTAGACTGGATGAACAAGAACTACAAGTCAATCGTTAAGTGGCTGCAGAACGAGGCGCGGGCGTAA
- the LOC108026317 gene encoding aminopeptidase N isoform X2: protein MVVKEIPLHENLSMENRSTNAATPTTTTTFSRVGRRYSVSLTTAILLASFFICTLLAVGFIVYNFATCAEPEPSADEDIVCTSVHLRKMKGGQDGTPKYDRDVRLPRSIRPLKYNITLEPQLSGNFSFAGSVQIRIRVLEDCYNITMHAEELNISRSDAAVHRLLPNGELDGDSLRIHKQYLVGAKQFFVIELYDKLLKDVEYVVHLRFDGIIQDFLQGFYRSSYEVQNETRWVASTQFQATDARRAFPCFDEPALKANFTLHIARPRNMTTVSNMPIVSTNDHATIPSYVWDHFAESLPMSSYLVAYAISDFTHISSGNFSVWARADAIKSAEYALSVGPRILTFLQDFFNVTFPLPKIDMIALPEFQAGAMENWGLITFRETAMLYDPGVATANNKQRVASVVGHELAHQWFGNLVTPSWWSDIWLNEGFASYMEYLTADAVAPEWKQLDQFVVNELQTVFQLDALSTSHKISHEVFNPQEITEIFDRISYAKGSTIIRMMAHFLTNPVFRRGLSKYLQEMAYNSATQDDLWRFLTNEAKSSGLLDHSRSVKEIMDTWTLQTGYPVVKVSKHPNSYAIRLEQVRFVYTNTTREDESLLWWIPITFTTDSELNFANTRPTTWMPRTKLYELENRDLSTAKWFIFNVQQTGYYRVNYDLENWRAITEHLMDVEHFEDIAPANRAQLIDDVMNLARGSYISYETAMNLTRYLGHELGHVPWKAASSNFIFIDSMFVNSGDYDLLKNYLLKQLKKVYDQVGFEDSQGEAEDILVKLKRADILGMACHLGHQECISEASRHFQNWVQTPNPDSNNPIVPNLRGVVYCSAIQYGTEYEWDFAFERFLKTNVPGEKDLLLSALGCSKEPWLLYRFLRRGIAGQHIRKQDLFRVFAAVSSTVVGQQIAFDFLRNNWQEIKIYMGSQISNIHTLFKFATKRFNTKYQLGEFENFVKDAQWDYDRPIQQIVEQIETSVDWMNKNYKSIVKWLQNEARA, encoded by the exons ATGGTCGTCAAGGAGATTCCGCTGCACGAGAATCTGAGCATGGAGAACCGCTCCACAAATGCCGCCACACCCACCACAACCACCACGTTCTCGCGAGTGGGGCGTCGATATAGTGTGTCTCTGACCACTGCCATCCTGCTGGCCTCCTTTTTCATCTGCACCCTGCTGGCGGTGGGTTTTATTGTCTATAACTTTGCCACTTGCGCTGAACCAGAGCCATCCGCCGACGAGGATATCGTCTGCACCAGTGTTCATCTAAGGAAGATGAAAGGAGGACAAGATGGAACACCGAAGTACGATCGGGATGTCCGCCTGCCGCGCTCCATTCGCCCTCTGAAATACAATATCACACTGGAACCGCAGCTTAGCGGCAACTTCTCCTTTGCCGGCAGTGTTCAGATCAGGATAAGGGTGCTGGAGGATTGCTACAACATCACCATGCATGCCGAGGAGCTGAACATCTCGCGAAGTGACGCCGCTGTGCACCGGCTGCTGCCCAATGGGGAACTGGATGGGGACAGTCTGCGGATCCACAAACAGTATTTGGTGGGAGCCAAACAGTTCTTCGTTATTGAGCTATACGACAAACTTCTAAAGGATGTGGAGTACGTGGTGCACCTCCGATTTGATGGGATAATACAGGACTTCCTGCAGGGATTTTACCGCAGTTCATACGAGGTGCAAAATGAAACAAG GTGGGTGGCTTCTACCCAGTTCCAAGCCACAGATGCTCGTCGCGCCTTTCCCTGCTTCGATGAGCCCGCCCTGAAGGCCAATTTCACCCTGCACATCGCTCGTCCTCGGAATATGACCACAGTTTCTAATATGCCCATTGTGTCCACCAACGATCA TGCCACCATCCCCAGCTATGTGTGGGATCACTTTGCTGAATCGCTGCCCATGTCATCTTATCTGGTGGCCTACGCCATATCCGACTTTACGCACATTTCCTCTGGTAATTTCTCCGTTTGGGCTCGAGCAGATGCCATCAAATCGGCAGAGTATGCGCTGTCTGTGGGACCCAGAATTCTGACATTCCTGCAGGACTTCTTTAATGTCACCTTCCCCCTGCCCAAGATCGATATGATTGCACTGCCGGAGTTCCAAGCTGGTGCCATGGAGAACTGGGGTCTTATTACCTTCAGGGAGACTGCGATGCTCTATGATCCAGGAGTGGCCACGGCCAACAACAAACAGCGTGTGGCCTCAGTTGTGGGTCATGAGCTGGCCCATCAGTGGTTTGGCAACTTGGTCACTCCCAGCTGGTGGTCGGATATCTGGCTGAACGAGGGATTCGCCAGCTATATGGAGTACCTGACGGCGGATGCAGTTGCGCCCGAGTGGAAACAGCTGGACCAGTTTGTGGTCAATGAGCTGCAAACAGTGTTCCAGCTAGATGCCCTTTCCACATCCCACAAGATCTCCCACGAAGTGTTCAATCCACAGGAGATCACCGAGATATTTGATCGCATTTCCTACGCCAAGGGATCGACTATTATTCGCATGATGGCCCACTTTCTCACGAATCCAGTTTTTCGACGTGGTCTTAGTAAATATCTGCAGGAAAT GGCATATAACTCGGCAACGCAGGACGATCTGTGGCGTTTCCTTACGAACGAGGCTAAGTCCTCTGGGCTGCTGGACCACAGCAGAAGTGTCAAGGAGATCATGGACACGTGGACACTGCAAACGGGATATCCGGTCGTCAAGGTATCGAAGCATCCCAACTCGTATGCGATCCGTCTGGAGCAGGTTCGCTTCGTGTACACCAACACCACCAGGGAGGACGAGAGCCTGCTCTGGTGGATACCCATTACTTTTACCACCGACTCGGAGTTGAACTTTGCCAACACCCGACCCACTACTTGGATGCCCCGCACCAAACTGTACGAGCTGGAGAACAGGGATCTCTCCACCGCCAAGTGGTTCATCTTCAATGTGCAGCAAACGGGTTACTATCGGGTGAACTACGATTTGGAAAACTGGAGGGCAATCACAGAACACCTGATGGATGTGGAGCACTTTGAGGATATCGCCCCAGCCAATCGTGCCCAGCTGATTGATGATGTGATGAATTTGGCTAGGGGTTCTTATATTTCGTATGAAACTGCAATGAATCTGACCCGCTACCTCGGTCATGAACTGGGCCATGTGCCATGGAAGGCTGCCAGCAGCAACTTCATTTTTATCGACTCCATGTTTGTGAACTCCGGCGATTATGATCTGCTTAAG AACTATTTGCTGAAGCAGCTGAAGAAGGTCTACGATCAGGTGGGATTCGAGGACTCGCAGGGTGAGGCTGAGGATATCCTGGTGAAGCTAAAGCGCGCCGATATTCTGGGCATGGCCTGCCATTTGGGCCACCAGGAGTGCATCTCTGAGGCAAGCAGACACTTCCAAAACTGGGTGCAGACACCGAACCCTGATTCAAACAATCC CATTGTGCCAAATCTCAGGGGAGTCGTGTACTGCTCGGCAATACAATATGGCACCGAGTACGAATGGGACTTTGCCTTCGAGCGCTTCTTGAAGACCAATGTGCCTGGGGAGAAGGATCTGCTATTAAGTGCCCTCGGCTGCTCCAAGGAGCCCTGGTTGCTCTACCGCTTCCTGCGTCGTGGCATCGCCGGTCAGCATATACGGAAGCAGGATCTGTTCCGGGTATTTGCTGCCGTCTCCAGTACGGTGGTCGGACAGCAGATAGCTTTTGATTTTCTGCGCAACAACTGGCAGGAGATCAAGATCTA CATGGGCTCTCAGATTTCCAACATCCACACGCTGTTTAAGTTCGCCACGAAGCGTTTCAACACCAAGTACCAGCTGGGTGAATTCGAGAACTTTGTGAAGGACGCCCAATGGGACTACGACAGACCCATCCAGCAGATCGTGGAGCAGATCGAGACCAGCGTAGACTGGATGAACAAGAACTACAAGTCAATCGTTAAGTGGCTGCAGAACGAGGCGCGGGCGTAA
- the LOC108026318 gene encoding UDP-xylose and UDP-N-acetylglucosamine transporter — protein MNLSTRVVLATGGVFLGCCSGVVFLELLVKLDPGAGNLITAAQFAFIALEGFVFTSKFGQAKRVISLRDYALLVAMFFLTSVCNNYVFEFNVPMTLHMIIRGGSLISNMCLGTLILKRRYRLSQYISVVMISLGIFICTYFSSPDLVDKKENLDSTAKADIFWWLVGVLLLVLALFVSSYMGVTQELLYRRHGKCAREALYYTHLLPLPAFLLMQDNIRTHWNLAFAGESYQLPLLGVAVPLILLYLLGNVLAQHLCISSVYALTTECSSLTVTLILTLRKFISLVFSIIYFRNPFTLYHWLGTVLVFVGTLMFADVIRVPKRTQAVKQE, from the coding sequence ATGAACTTATCCACCCGCGTTGTTTTGGCCACTGGCGGCGTCTTTTTGGGCTGCTGCAGTGGCGTTGTTTTCCTGGAGCTTCTGGTTAAATTGGATCCAGGCGCTGGAAACCTGATAACCGCAGCCCAGTTTGCCTTCATTGCCCTGGAGGGCTTCGTCTTCACTTCGAAGTTCGGACAGGCCAAGCGGGTGATAAGCCTGCGGGACTATGCTCTCCTGGTGGCCATGTTCTTCCTGACCAGCGTGTGCAACAACTATGTGTTCGAGTTCAATGTCCCGATGACGCTGCACATGATCATCCGTGGCGGCTCCCTTATCTCGAACATGTGCCTGGGCACGTTGATCCTGAAGAGAAGATACCGGCTGAGTCAGTACATATCGGTGGTCATGATCAGCTTGGGCATTTTCATCTGCACCTACTTCTCCAGTCCGGATTTGGTTGATAAGAAGGAGAATCTGGATAGCACTGCCAAGGCGGATATATTCTGGTGGCTAGTGggcgtgctgctgctggtgctggccCTGTTTGTGTCCTCCTACATGGGCGTTACCCAGGAATTGCTGTACCGTCGTCATGGCAAGTGTGCCAGAGAAGCTTTGTATTACACCCACTTGCTGCCACTGCCCGCCTTTCTGCTGATGCAGGATAACATACGGACGCACTGGAACCTGGCCTTCGCCGGGGAATCTTACCAGCTACCACTCCTGGGCGTTGCAGTGCCCCTAATCCTGCTTTACCTATTAGGAAACGTGCTAGCCCAGCATCTGTGCATCAGCTCGGTTTACGCTCTGACCACGGAATGCAGCTCGCTGACGGTTACACTGATCCTAACACTCCGAAAGTTCATTTCGCTGGTCTTTTCGATCATATACTTCCGGAATCCCTTCACCTTGTACCACTGGCTTGGTACGGTGCTCGTTTTTGTGGGCACATTGATGTTTGCAGATGTGATCAGAGTTCCCAAAAGAACTCAGGCTGTGAAACAGGAATAG